A region from the Drosophila takahashii strain IR98-3 E-12201 chromosome 2L, DtakHiC1v2, whole genome shotgun sequence genome encodes:
- the tup gene encoding insulin gene enhancer protein isl-1 yields the protein MVMAEIGGHLAHQLPLHNHNHNQTGLQPSLVMNHHLDLDCHGHDVIKKQRLSHCVGCGGQIHDQYILRVAPDLEWHAACLKCQECRQFLDESCTCFVRDGKTYCKRDYVRLFGTKCDKCGNSFSKNDFVMRAKTKIFHIECFRCSACARQLLPGDEFALRDAGALYCKEDHDVLEKSSQSSLTSSSVESNNNISSSNNNNTNLSNNNHSSELGSMSDSGSESGSHKSIREKRPSGPSDGKPTRVRTVLNEKQLHTLRTCYNANPRPDALMKEQLVEMTSLSPRVIRVWFQNKRCKDKKKTIQMKLQMQQEKEGRKLGYGAMQGIPMIASSPVRHDSPLNLQGLDVQTYQPPWKALSDFALHADLDSNGAINTHTPAFQQLVNQMHGYDLNGMPILPHPHSHPAQGPPHQHPPPPGGPHNHQNQQPNQQPGGSSLDSGITSHHHPDSTDSYVTYLESDDKSKLALTPSSSSSASAGTSISSPPSGVGAGGGGGGGAVGGGAGVLGLGVGVGVVANQSATEQLMQMLQKVTGSASPASHAVL from the exons aaaaacaaCGGCTATCTCACTGCGTTGGCTGTGGCGGCCAAATCCACGATCAGTATATCTTGCGGGTTGCCCCCGATCTCGAGTGGCATGCGGCGTGTCTGAAATGCCAGGAGTGCAGGCAATTCCTGGACGAAAGCTGTACGTGTTTTGTGCGCGATGGCAAAACCTACTGCAAGCGTGATTATGTTAG gTTATTTGGTACAAAATGTGATAAATGCGGCAACTCCTTCagcaaaaatgattttgtgatGCGGGCCAAAACGAAAATCTTTCACATCGAGTGTTTTCGATGCTCTGCGTGTGCGCGACAATTGCTGCCAG GTGATGAATTCGCGTTACGCGATGCCGGAGCTTTATATTGCAAGGAGGATCACGATGTGCTGGAGAAATCGTCGCAGAGCAGCCTCACTTCTTCGTCGGTggagagcaacaacaatattAGCAGtagtaacaacaacaacaccaaccTTAGCAATAACAACCATTCCAGCGAATTGGGTTCAATGTCAG ATTCTGGCAGCGAATCGGGCTCACACAAAAGTATTAGGGAAAAGCGACCCTCGGGGCCTTCGGATGGCAAGCCAACGCGAGTTCGGACCGTGCTCAATGAGAAACAGCTGCATACGCTCAG AACCTGCTACAATGCTAATCCGCGACCTGATGCGCTCATGAAGGAGCAGCTGGTGGAGATGACGAGCCTTTCGCCGCGAGTCATCCGCGTGTGGTTCCAAAACAAGCGCTGCAAGGACAAGAAGAAGACCATTCAGATGAAGCTGCAAATGCAGCAGGAGAAG GAGGGTCGCAAGTTGGGCTACGGCGCAATGCAGGGCATCCCCATGATCGCCAGCTCCCCGGTTCGACATGACTCCCCTCTGAATCTTCAGGGTCTGGATGTGCAGACATATCAACCGCCTTGGAAAGCCTTAAGCGACTTCGCCCTTCACGCCGATCTCGACAGCAATGGAGCGATCAATACCCACACGCCCGCATTTCAGCAACTGGTCAATCAG ATGCACGGCTACGACCTAAACGGGATGCCCATCCTGCCGCATCCGCACTCGCATCCGGCTCAAGGACCTCCCCACCAGCACCCACCGCCCCCCGGCGGACCGCACAATCACCAGAACCAGCAGCCGAACCAGCAGCCCGGAGGCAGCAGCCTGGACTCCGGGATCACCTCGCACCACCATCCGGACAGCACCGACTCCTACGTGACCTACCTGGAGAGCGATGACA AATCCAAACTGGCGCTGACCCCGTCGTCCTCTTCCTCGGCCTCGGCGGGCACATCGATCTCCTCGCCGCCATCGGGTGTTGGAGcagggggtggtggtggtggtggtgccgtGGGCGGTGGTGCTGGTGTCCTGGGGctgggcgtgggcgtgggcgtggtGGCCAATCAGTCGGCCACCGAGCAGCTCATGCAGATGCTCCAAAAGGTAACCGGCTCCGCTTCCCCCGCCTCGCATGCGGTTCTCTAA
- the LOC108060514 gene encoding leukotriene A-4 hydrolase isoform X1, with protein sequence MSIAKRVQQWATFARTWHIYDCTWQNPFESAKLVKTHLMGLQKPIYHPMISTRSLCTSHKLLPIYQIQKRNMGRLGNVDPSSYSQPDLITTEHSVLNWKVDFEATKLQGSVLHRFKVLTANLDKILLDVRDINVTNATLLAGGSELPINYFISDAIDDIGQKLTLELPSGTAKGSLNVRIDYETSSSASGLQWLNPTQTLGKEHPYMFSQCQAIHARSVIPCQDTPAVKFTYDATVEHPSELTALMSALIDKKEAGKTQFKQEVPIPAYLVAIAIGKLVSRPLGENSNVWAEEAIVDACAEEFSETATMLKTASDLCGPYVWKQYDLLVMPPSFPYGGMENPCLTFVTPTLLAGDKSLADVVAHEIAHSWTGNLVTNKNFEHFWLNEGFTVFVESKIVGRMQGAKELDFKMLSNLTDLQECIRTQLDKTPELTKLVVDLSNCGPDDAFSSVPYIKGSTFLRYLEDLFGGPTVFEPFLRDYLKKFAYKSIETNDFKSALYDYFIDTDKKDKLSAVDWDLWLTTEGMPPIIPKFDDSLANVTKELASLWSTKTVAELADSAEIKKNISIHQLIDFLGKLIECKDILDLTERKIELLESTYNLKSSKNAEIRFRLNRLIIRARLIKRLDEILEFANSNFRMKFCRPIYRDLAGWPEAKPAAIRNFVSVKDQMMAVCSHTIEKDLGLK encoded by the exons ATGTCTATTGCCAAGCGTGTGCAG CAATGGGCAACGTTCGCACGCACTTGGCACATTTACGATTGCACTTGGCAGAATCCCTTCGAGTCCGCTAAATTGGTTAAAACCCATTTAATGGGCCTGCAAAAGCCAATATATCATCCCATGA tATCCACTCGCAGCCTGTGCACTTCACACAAACTTCTTCCGATTTACCAGATACAGAAGCGCAATATGGGTCGCTTGGGAAACGTTGATCCTAGCTCTTACTCCCAACCGGATTTGATCACCACGGAGCACAGTGTTCTCAACTGGAAAGTCGATTTTGAGGCCACCAAACTTCAAGGAAGTGTGCTACATCGCTTCAAAGTTCTGACTGCTAATCTTGATAAGATT ctcCTGGATGTTCGTGATATTAATGTTACCAATGCCACGTTGCTGGCCGGAGGCAGTGAACTACCAATCAACTACTTTATTAGCGATGCCATCGATGATATTGGTCAGAAGCTAACGCTGGAATTGCCATCTGGAACGGCTAAGGGCAG CCTCAATGTTCGCATCGATTACGAGACGTCGAGCAGCGCCAGTGGATTGCAGTGGCTGAATCCCACCCAGACTTTGGGCAAGGAGCATCCCTACATGTTCTCCCAGTGCCAGGCGATCCATGCCCGCTCGGTGATTCCCTGCCAGGATACGCCGGCTGTTAAGTTCACCTACGATGCCACCGTGGAGCATCCCAGTGAGCTGACGGCTTTGATGAGCGCCCTCATCGATAAAAAGGAGGCTGGAAAAACTCAATTCAAGCAGGAGGTTCCCATTCCCGCCTATTTGGTGGCCATTGCCATTGGAAAATTAGTTTCCCGCCCGCTGGGAGAAAACTCAAATGTCTGGGCAGAGGAGGCTATTGTGGATGCCTGTGCCGAGGAATTTTCCGAAACAGCCACCATGCTGAAAACTGCATCTGATTTGTGTGGTCCATACGTTTGGAAGCAGTACGATCTGCTGGTGATGCCTCCATCGTTTCCCTACGGTGGCATGGAAAATCCCTGCCTGACTTTCGTGACTCCAACTCTTTTGGCCGGCGATAAATCTCTGGCCGACGTTGTGGCCCACGAGATTGCCCACAGTTGGACTGGCAATTTGGTGACCAACAAGAACTTCGAGCACTTCTGGTTGAACGAGGGCTTCACTGTGTTCGTGGAGTCCAAGATCGTGGGAAGAATGCAGGGCGCCAAGGAGCTGGACTTCAAGATGCTCAGTAATCTCACTGATCTGCAGGAGTGCATTCGCACACAACTCGACAAGACACCCGAGCTGACCAAACTGGTAGTGGATCTATCCAATTGTGGACCCGATGATGCTTTCTCCTCAGTGCCTTACATCAAGGGTTCCACATTCCTGCGTTACTTGGAGGATTTGTTTGGCGGCCCGACCGTTTTTGAGCCTTTCCTGAGGGATTACCTGAAGAAATTCGCCTACAAATCGATCGAGACCAATGATTTCAAGAGTGCTTTGTAtgattattttattgataCCGACAAGAAGGACAAACTAAGTGCGGTCGACTGGGATTTGTGGCTAACCACCGAGGGAATGCCGCCAATTATTCCCAA attcgACGATTCGCTGGCCAACGTGACCAAGGAACTGGCCAGTCTCTGGAGCACCAAGACTGTCGCTGAACTGGCCGATAGCGCAGAGATCAAGAAGAACATTTCCATTCACCAGCTGATTGATTTCCTGGGCAAACTGATCGAGTGCAAGGATATTCTTGACTTGACCGAGCGTAAAATTGAGCTTCTGGAGTCGACTTACAACTTGAAGAGTTCTAAAAATGCCGAGATTCGCTTCCGTCTCAACCGTTTGATTATTCGTGCCCGTTTGATCAAGCGTCTGGATGAGATTCTGGAATTTGCTAACTCGAATTTCCGCATGAAATTCTGCCGCCCTATCTATCGTGATTTGGCGGGTTGGCCAGAAGCTAAGCCTGCTGCTATTCGCAACTTTGTCAGCGTCAAGGATCAGATGATGGCTGTGTGTTCGCACACCATTGAAAAGGATCTGGGATTGAAGTAA
- the LOC108060514 gene encoding large ribosomal subunit protein uL13m isoform X3, translating to MSIAKRVQQWATFARTWHIYDCTWQNPFESAKLVKTHLMGLQKPIYHPMNDCGDHVVLINTREIALPGDEWVKRVYFHHTGYPGGASWTLAWQLHEKDPTMVMKKAVYNSMHGNLQRRHTMQRLHLFADDQVPEEILQNVTNQIRTPRTIPQRLDHIDKETLENFPNIMDYPKDYILR from the exons ATGTCTATTGCCAAGCGTGTGCAG CAATGGGCAACGTTCGCACGCACTTGGCACATTTACGATTGCACTTGGCAGAATCCCTTCGAGTCCGCTAAATTGGTTAAAACCCATTTAATGGGCCTGCAAAAGCCAATATATCATCCCATGA ATGACTGCGGTGACCATGTGGTGCTGATCAATACGCGGGAAATCGCGCTGCCCGGCGACGAGTGGGTTAAAAGGGTTTATTTCCACCACACCGGATATCCTGGAGGAGCCTCTTGGACCCTGGCGTGGCAGCTGCACGAAAAGGATCCCACGATGGTGATGAAAAAGGCTGTCTATAATTCAATGCACGGAAATCTGCAGCGCAGACACACCATGCAGAGATTGCATTTATTCGCCGATGATCAAGTGCCTGAGGAAATCCTGCAGAATGTCACGAATCAGATCCGCACACCGCGCACAATTCCCCAGCGATTGGATCACATCGACAAGGAAACGCTCGAGAACTTCCCCAACATTATGGATTATCCAAAGGATTACATTTTGCGTTGA
- the LOC108060514 gene encoding leukotriene A-4 hydrolase isoform X2, translating to MGRLGNVDPSSYSQPDLITTEHSVLNWKVDFEATKLQGSVLHRFKVLTANLDKILLDVRDINVTNATLLAGGSELPINYFISDAIDDIGQKLTLELPSGTAKGSLNVRIDYETSSSASGLQWLNPTQTLGKEHPYMFSQCQAIHARSVIPCQDTPAVKFTYDATVEHPSELTALMSALIDKKEAGKTQFKQEVPIPAYLVAIAIGKLVSRPLGENSNVWAEEAIVDACAEEFSETATMLKTASDLCGPYVWKQYDLLVMPPSFPYGGMENPCLTFVTPTLLAGDKSLADVVAHEIAHSWTGNLVTNKNFEHFWLNEGFTVFVESKIVGRMQGAKELDFKMLSNLTDLQECIRTQLDKTPELTKLVVDLSNCGPDDAFSSVPYIKGSTFLRYLEDLFGGPTVFEPFLRDYLKKFAYKSIETNDFKSALYDYFIDTDKKDKLSAVDWDLWLTTEGMPPIIPKFDDSLANVTKELASLWSTKTVAELADSAEIKKNISIHQLIDFLGKLIECKDILDLTERKIELLESTYNLKSSKNAEIRFRLNRLIIRARLIKRLDEILEFANSNFRMKFCRPIYRDLAGWPEAKPAAIRNFVSVKDQMMAVCSHTIEKDLGLK from the exons ATGGGTCGCTTGGGAAACGTTGATCCTAGCTCTTACTCCCAACCGGATTTGATCACCACGGAGCACAGTGTTCTCAACTGGAAAGTCGATTTTGAGGCCACCAAACTTCAAGGAAGTGTGCTACATCGCTTCAAAGTTCTGACTGCTAATCTTGATAAGATT ctcCTGGATGTTCGTGATATTAATGTTACCAATGCCACGTTGCTGGCCGGAGGCAGTGAACTACCAATCAACTACTTTATTAGCGATGCCATCGATGATATTGGTCAGAAGCTAACGCTGGAATTGCCATCTGGAACGGCTAAGGGCAG CCTCAATGTTCGCATCGATTACGAGACGTCGAGCAGCGCCAGTGGATTGCAGTGGCTGAATCCCACCCAGACTTTGGGCAAGGAGCATCCCTACATGTTCTCCCAGTGCCAGGCGATCCATGCCCGCTCGGTGATTCCCTGCCAGGATACGCCGGCTGTTAAGTTCACCTACGATGCCACCGTGGAGCATCCCAGTGAGCTGACGGCTTTGATGAGCGCCCTCATCGATAAAAAGGAGGCTGGAAAAACTCAATTCAAGCAGGAGGTTCCCATTCCCGCCTATTTGGTGGCCATTGCCATTGGAAAATTAGTTTCCCGCCCGCTGGGAGAAAACTCAAATGTCTGGGCAGAGGAGGCTATTGTGGATGCCTGTGCCGAGGAATTTTCCGAAACAGCCACCATGCTGAAAACTGCATCTGATTTGTGTGGTCCATACGTTTGGAAGCAGTACGATCTGCTGGTGATGCCTCCATCGTTTCCCTACGGTGGCATGGAAAATCCCTGCCTGACTTTCGTGACTCCAACTCTTTTGGCCGGCGATAAATCTCTGGCCGACGTTGTGGCCCACGAGATTGCCCACAGTTGGACTGGCAATTTGGTGACCAACAAGAACTTCGAGCACTTCTGGTTGAACGAGGGCTTCACTGTGTTCGTGGAGTCCAAGATCGTGGGAAGAATGCAGGGCGCCAAGGAGCTGGACTTCAAGATGCTCAGTAATCTCACTGATCTGCAGGAGTGCATTCGCACACAACTCGACAAGACACCCGAGCTGACCAAACTGGTAGTGGATCTATCCAATTGTGGACCCGATGATGCTTTCTCCTCAGTGCCTTACATCAAGGGTTCCACATTCCTGCGTTACTTGGAGGATTTGTTTGGCGGCCCGACCGTTTTTGAGCCTTTCCTGAGGGATTACCTGAAGAAATTCGCCTACAAATCGATCGAGACCAATGATTTCAAGAGTGCTTTGTAtgattattttattgataCCGACAAGAAGGACAAACTAAGTGCGGTCGACTGGGATTTGTGGCTAACCACCGAGGGAATGCCGCCAATTATTCCCAA attcgACGATTCGCTGGCCAACGTGACCAAGGAACTGGCCAGTCTCTGGAGCACCAAGACTGTCGCTGAACTGGCCGATAGCGCAGAGATCAAGAAGAACATTTCCATTCACCAGCTGATTGATTTCCTGGGCAAACTGATCGAGTGCAAGGATATTCTTGACTTGACCGAGCGTAAAATTGAGCTTCTGGAGTCGACTTACAACTTGAAGAGTTCTAAAAATGCCGAGATTCGCTTCCGTCTCAACCGTTTGATTATTCGTGCCCGTTTGATCAAGCGTCTGGATGAGATTCTGGAATTTGCTAACTCGAATTTCCGCATGAAATTCTGCCGCCCTATCTATCGTGATTTGGCGGGTTGGCCAGAAGCTAAGCCTGCTGCTATTCGCAACTTTGTCAGCGTCAAGGATCAGATGATGGCTGTGTGTTCGCACACCATTGAAAAGGATCTGGGATTGAAGTAA
- the LOC108060516 gene encoding uncharacterized protein has translation MQQPQRYIPSVSDLYGTDEIELLLDEIRELELEPVCCQLDDEQDFEIAGSRAGELSHSHSHSLSLESPLGTCTSWDSHANYKQRGGHTPLPWGVALHCDPQHLKSPTGIVRILLVLSSAACLACECSAGTVQVGLFLLPLIGRLRLMVFCALFSLLITCLMLFLDISHIALMFPFNWTKVNTWMYLSIGLIFILSSTLLVHMVLYATEYTWVSKHSKDTLLATGIIGYLCAMEAFLLSGIASWPWTQYRQVPDDASELFIEDREMTPMSPINCSTDMQATPYHHNGNATSSDLYNQQQQQSSYNQKPYIPAKRPNELNNQRPALGHTQTARSKPNQRYREGYHYHTSRQSPTFVLGDDQGAGPSTSRSNDNSSA, from the exons ATGCAACAACCCCAACGTTATATACCGTCTGTATCTGATCTATATGGCACGGACGAGATAGAACTGCTGCTGGACGAGATTCGGGAGCTGGAGCTGGAGCCGGTCTGCTGTCAGCTGGACGATGAGCAGGACTTTGAGATAGCTGGCAGCAGGGCCGGCGAGCTCTCCCACTCGCACTCGCACTCGTTGTCCCTGGAATCCCCCCTCGGAACCTGCACCTCCTGGGACTCCCATGCCAACTACAAGCAGAGGGGCGGCCACACCCCCCTGCCCTGGGGCGTCGCCCTCCACTGTGATCCGCAACACTTGAAATCGCCTACAGGGATTGTGCGCATACTATTGGTG TTATCCTCGGCCGCCTGTCTAGCCTGCGAATGTTCCGCGGGCACCGTACAGGTGGGCCTCTTTCTACTGCCACTCATCGGACGCCTGAGGCTGATGGTCTTTTGTGCGCTCTTTTCGCTACTCATCACATGTCTCATGCTCTTTCTGGATATATCGCATATAGCTCTCATGTTCCCATTCAATTGGACTAAAGTG AATACGTGGATGTACCTGAGTATTggtttgatatttattttgagcTCCACGCTGCTTGTTCACATGGTGCTCTATGCCACAGAATACACATGGGTATCCAAGCATTCCAAGGACACACTGCTGGCCACTGGC ATTATTGGCTATTTGTGCGCCATGGAGGCATTTCTTCTGTCGGGCATCGCATCCTGGCCATGGACTCAGTACCGTCAGGTGCCCGACGATGCCAGCGAATTGTTTATCGAGGATCGCGAGATGACGCCGATGAGTCCCATTAACTGTAGCACCGATATGCAGGCGACGCCATATCATCACAATGGCAATGCGACATCGTCGGATCTATataaccaacaacaacaacaatcgtCCTATAATCAAAAGCCTTATATACCTG CCAAACGACCCAATGAGCTCAACAATCAGCGTCCAGCATTGGGTCACACACAAACCGCACGGTCGAAACCCAATCAGCGCTATAGAGAGGGCTACCACTATCACACATCCCGCCAGAGTCCCACTTTCGTGCTGGGCGATGATCAGGGTGCCGGTCCATCCACGTCCCGTTCCAATGATAATTCTAGTGCGTGA